The following are encoded together in the Nocardia sp. XZ_19_385 genome:
- a CDS encoding DEAD/DEAH box helicase, giving the protein MSTNEVDSVLEDVPGDNDRNISDGPTFADLGIDDRLLAAIADVGYETPSPIQAATIPPLLAGADVVGLAQTGTGKTAAFAIPILMGLQIAGKSPKALVLAPTRELAIQVAEAFGRYATHIPGLNVLPIYGGQAYGVQLAGLRRGAHVVVGTPGRVIDHLEKGTLDLSELQYLVLDEADEMLKMGFQEDVERILADTPRTKQVALFSATMPSAIRKISKQYLNDPVEITVKTKTTTNVNINQRWVQVSHQRKLDALTRILEVETFEAMIIFVRTKQGTEELAERLRARGFSAAAINGDIAQNQRERTIGHLKSGALDILVATDVAARGLDVDRISHVVNYDIPHDTESYVHRIGRTGRAGRSGEALLFVAPRERHLLKAIERATRHPLAEMQLPSVDDVNAQRVAKFGDAITENLSSDNVALFRRLIEDYEREHNTPLVDIAAALAVGAYDGKNFLMEPEPEPVERPRRDREPRADRPPRSFEDERAGSSFSRTSGAELATYRISVGKRHRVVPGAIVGAIANEGGLRRSDFGHISIRPDHSLVELPANMPAETLEALRRTRISGQLIQLTLDDGGPQRSYSRGPRPDRAPAKRTERRKPRF; this is encoded by the coding sequence ATGAGCACCAATGAGGTCGACAGCGTTCTGGAAGATGTTCCTGGCGACAACGACAGGAACATCAGTGACGGCCCGACCTTCGCCGATCTCGGAATCGATGACCGCCTGCTGGCGGCCATCGCCGACGTCGGCTATGAGACGCCCTCGCCCATCCAGGCCGCGACGATCCCGCCGCTGCTCGCCGGCGCCGATGTAGTCGGTCTCGCGCAGACCGGCACCGGTAAGACCGCCGCTTTCGCGATCCCGATCCTGATGGGTCTGCAGATCGCCGGCAAGTCCCCGAAGGCGCTGGTCCTCGCGCCCACCCGCGAGCTCGCGATCCAGGTCGCCGAGGCGTTCGGGCGCTACGCCACGCACATCCCCGGCTTGAACGTGCTGCCCATCTACGGTGGCCAGGCCTACGGCGTGCAGCTGGCCGGCCTGCGCCGCGGCGCGCACGTCGTGGTCGGCACGCCGGGCCGCGTCATCGACCACTTGGAGAAGGGCACGCTCGACCTCTCCGAGCTGCAGTACCTGGTGCTCGACGAGGCCGACGAGATGCTCAAGATGGGCTTCCAGGAAGACGTGGAGCGCATCCTCGCCGACACCCCGCGCACCAAGCAGGTGGCGCTGTTCTCGGCGACCATGCCCTCGGCGATCCGCAAGATCTCCAAGCAGTACCTGAACGATCCGGTCGAGATCACGGTCAAGACCAAGACCACGACCAACGTCAATATCAACCAGCGCTGGGTGCAGGTCTCGCATCAGCGCAAGCTGGACGCCCTGACCCGGATCCTCGAGGTCGAGACGTTCGAGGCGATGATCATCTTCGTGCGCACCAAGCAGGGCACCGAGGAGCTGGCCGAGCGGCTGCGCGCCCGCGGGTTCTCCGCCGCCGCCATCAACGGTGACATCGCGCAGAACCAGCGTGAGCGCACCATCGGGCACCTGAAGTCCGGCGCGCTCGACATCCTGGTCGCCACCGACGTGGCCGCGCGCGGCCTGGACGTGGACCGCATCTCGCACGTGGTCAACTACGACATCCCGCACGACACCGAGTCCTACGTGCACCGCATCGGCCGCACCGGCCGCGCGGGCCGCAGCGGTGAGGCGCTGCTGTTCGTCGCGCCGCGGGAACGGCATCTGCTCAAGGCGATCGAGCGCGCCACCCGGCATCCGCTGGCGGAGATGCAGCTGCCCAGCGTCGACGACGTGAACGCGCAGCGCGTGGCCAAGTTCGGCGACGCCATCACCGAGAACCTGTCCTCGGACAATGTCGCGCTGTTCCGCCGCCTCATCGAGGATTACGAGCGCGAGCACAACACCCCGCTGGTCGATATTGCCGCGGCGCTCGCGGTCGGCGCCTACGACGGCAAGAACTTCCTGATGGAGCCCGAGCCGGAGCCGGTCGAGCGGCCGCGCCGCGATCGGGAGCCGCGCGCTGATCGTCCGCCGCGCAGCTTCGAGGACGAGCGCGCCGGCTCCAGCTTCTCCCGTACCTCCGGCGCCGAGCTGGCGACCTACCGGATCAGTGTCGGCAAGCGGCATCGCGTGGTGCCCGGCGCCATCGTCGGCGCCATCGCCAACGAGGGTGGACTGCGCCGCAGTGACTTCGGGCACATCAGCATCCGCCCGGATCACAGCCTGGTGGAGCTGCCCGCCAATATGCCCGCGGAGACCTTGGAGGCGTTGCGCCGCACCCGGATCAGCGGTCAGCTGATCCAGCTGACGCTGGACGACGGTGGTCCGCAGCGTTCGTACAGCCGCGGCCCGCGCCCGGATCGGGCTCCGGCCAAGCGCACCGAACGGCGCAAACCGCGCTTCTGA